ACGCCAAAGTTCAAACGCACGTGTTTTTGCTTGGGTGTTTCTGCGTATTCCTCCGCAAGGAAAAATTAAAAAATGGACAGAATTAAAGTTGGCATTATCGGATGTGGTGGCATTTTTCGCAATCTTCACTCGCCCTATTACCAAGAACCGACGCGACGCGCAGACATCGTCGCAATCGCAGACATCAACGAGACCTCGGCAAACGAGCAAGCTGCCCTGTTTGGTGCAGATGCCTACACAGACTACCGCGCACTCCTCGATAGACAGGATATAGATGCCGTTGATGTGTGTGTCCATCCGCGTCCGCACCTCGAAATCACCCGTGCTGCCGCCGCTGCTGGCAAGCATATCTTGATGGAGAAACCGATGTGTTGCAACGTCGCCGAGGGTGAAGCAATGATTGCTGCCGCTGAAGAGTCGGGTGTTCTCCTGATGGTCGCCTATATGATGCGGTTCAATCCGGGGTACATGAAGCTGAAATCGTTATTGGATGATGGCACACTCGGCACACTACAAATGACGTATTCCAATCAGGTCGGTTGGTTTTCACCCGAACGGCATCCGTGGCTTTTTGTGAAAGCAGAGTCGGGCGGTATGTTGGTGGAGCAAGCAATTCACGAACTCGATATCTGGCTGTGGCTCTACGGTCCCGCCTCCACTGTCTACGGGTTCACGAGTCATGTCCCACTCGGTGGGACCTATCCACCCGCCGAACAAGCCGTAGAGAACAACGCCGTGCTAACCGTGCATTTCAAGAACGGTGGTGTCGGTATGATGATGAAGAGTTGGGCGGCTGAAATCAGGAACAGTGGGAACGGTCTCGTCACAAGCAAAGGTTCTGCGACGTTGATTCAGAATGGACTCCGTTGGAAAACACACGACATGGCGGAGTCGGAAGAATTTACTGCGCCTGTGCCAGATGATAATACCTACCGCAACATGCCAGCGGAACGACGGCAGCAGCGG
This genomic interval from Candidatus Poribacteria bacterium contains the following:
- a CDS encoding Gfo/Idh/MocA family oxidoreductase, with the protein product MDRIKVGIIGCGGIFRNLHSPYYQEPTRRADIVAIADINETSANEQAALFGADAYTDYRALLDRQDIDAVDVCVHPRPHLEITRAAAAAGKHILMEKPMCCNVAEGEAMIAAAEESGVLLMVAYMMRFNPGYMKLKSLLDDGTLGTLQMTYSNQVGWFSPERHPWLFVKAESGGMLVEQAIHELDIWLWLYGPASTVYGFTSHVPLGGTYPPAEQAVENNAVLTVHFKNGGVGMMMKSWAAEIRNSGNGLVTSKGSATLIQNGLRWKTHDMAESEEFTAPVPDDNTYRNMPAERRQQRYWGVAAKGTSIDHWLQCIVGEAEPTTHGRIGRDGIELAEATYRSSQIGAPISLPL